Below is a genomic region from Vitis riparia cultivar Riparia Gloire de Montpellier isolate 1030 chromosome 16, EGFV_Vit.rip_1.0, whole genome shotgun sequence.
tttaaatactTAGATGATTTTAggtattaaactaaaaataaaatacatgatCCTAGTGCATCAACAATCTTATAAAGAGCTCTTAGAGAACAGGTCTCAATCGGTCTTCTCTTTAAGGTCTTTTTAATCTTCTTAATTTCCCTTTTTGATATGTTATATTTGATTGCTTCTTTGAAAATCTTCTTTACTTAAACAcgcttaaaataaattattaatttcaaattttattttattatcatcaaaactaaaattaatcaaactttggtttcacaaacttcttaaatattaataataatatttcaaagaCATGCAATTTTTAGGAATACTTAAGATAAATTTTAAGTATAAGTGTCACGGTTTAATATAACTTattcatattttgaaaagaaaaaaaaaaattggaaagacatgttttttttttctcaaatatgaacaaagtatatttttatttaattaaagcttaaaatcaccaaaaaaaattatttattctaataaggtatttttaaaatataaaatcacaCTGCAATTACCTCTAGCTTCTACTTCTCTTACATGCAAgctaattaatatataaaacctGCTTATACCATATTATCTTCTACATATGTCAAGTGGGCCAACATACCATTATGGAAATTATTGCATAAATACAAGTTGGTTTTCTTTGATTAGATGGTCTCTCCACTTTATGATCCGACTCTCGACTCTCATGCATGTGCATGCATTTACCATCTCTTTCACCAAACCATACCTACTACTTTGAAAACACAAACTCATGAGCagatttgacatatttttataatctcTCGAGACCTCTTTTCCAACAATATAAACGTGCGCTaacaaggtaaaaaaaaaaaggccatttaggtttcaaaattttatattatatgatgCTTTGATGCATCATATGATGCTTTAAAACACAAAATCTTTGAAATTTAAGTGGATTgaaaatacttaatttttttttcacagtGGGTAATTGTTTGGATGTGCTCTTTAAGAAGATCCAATGTAGAGACAttctcaattttataaaaatattataaaatttttatattatatgatgctaacaaggtaaaaaaaaaaaaaaaaagccttttaggtttcaaaatttttatattatatgatgCTTTAAAACACAAAATCTTTGAAATTTAAGTGGATTgaaaatacttaattttttttttcacagtGGGTAATTGTTTGGATGTGCTCTTTAAGAAgatccaattttataaaaatattatataataattatgttaTGGAATATATTAATGttcatgaaaaattatttttccacgTGTATTGCCTATTAGGTTGGCAACCAGGATGGACCCATGGACCACCATCTCCCAAAATATCACAACCCAAAAggcaaaattattaattgatggCCACAAATTTTCAGATTTCCACATCCTTCAGGAACTGTGGCTACCGTTAACATGAAacccaagattttttttttccattgcatTCACGTCTAAATCCGTAATAGAAACAGCCAAATATGCCATTCATGAAAATCCACCGAGACCCACACACAACCagaaaaggggggaaaaaaatctcaaatctgCAAGCAGAAAAGATAAAGTGAGAGAGAAAGGAAACCACCCTCGTACTCTAGGCATGGCTGGCTGATAAAAATCCACAAAATTGCATTTACTTCACTTGAGCCTTTACTCTTTAATGGAGTAGCAAGTGGTGAGAGGGCATTAATGAAGCCCTTTTATATATCTCATTGAATGTGAAGAAATTCATGGTAGTATGTATCccacaaatataataataagtGGTGAGACAAAAGGCTTGCCTTGGACCACGTAATACAGAGTCTGAAAGCAGCGTCTGTCCACATAATTCAGTTCTCGAATTGAGGTACAAAGCCGTCCACCATTGCCTTTGCCTCTCATCCACttgatatatcaattttttcaattactTCCCCACCCTTTCATTGGTCCAAAAGGCAAAAGATTCCACCACCGCCGTCACTTCTTATGAATGGGAAATGAAAAACTTCTCAACGCGATTCAATCCTCAAGGCTCAGAAGTGGAGAACCCAAacatagaagaagaaaagagagagcAACACATCGAAGAAGAAAGAGCTAGGCGCGACTGGGAATTCAGTCTCTCCACTGTTGTTTCTTCGAGCTCTGACGGAGCCAGCACCGACACCATCGGCATCATAGAGTTCGACCCCTCTGATAACCTCGTGGTCACCGGAGGAATCGCTAGGAAAATTAGGGTTTATAGTATAAAATCCTTCTTGTCCGGCGAAAATCATAGCCATGGTGAGCGCAACGTTACATGGTTACAACATAATGATGCATGTGACTACTATATATGTACCCCAGCCAAGCTCAGTAGCCTAAGGTGGAAACCTGGCTCCGCCGGCCGAGTACTAGGCTCCGGTGACTACGATGGGGTGGTCACAGAGTACGACCTCGACCAAAAAATCCCCATTTTCGAACGTGACGAGCACGGTGGACGCAGAATCTGGAGCGTGGACTACTCACATTGGGATCCGTTTGTTGGCGCGTCGGGCTCTGACGATGGCACCATGCAAATGTGGGATCCACGTTGCGAGGGTATAAAGAATGTGGCCAAAGTAAGACCCAGCGGGGGTGGTAGCGCGGTGTGTTGTGTGGAGTTCAACCCCTTCGGTGGTCCATTGATCGCTGTCGGGTGTGCGGACCGAAGAGCCTATGGCTATGACGTAAGGAAGATGGTCGACCCGGTACTAATATTTGACGGGCACCAAAAGACCGTGACCTACGTGAGGTTTCTGGATCAGCATACGATGGTGACGTCAGGGACGGATGGCTGCTTAAGGCTTTGGAGTATGCATGACGCCCGAATGATTCGGGTGTACATGGGGCATATGAACACTCGGAGCTTTGTGGGGTTGTCAGTGTGGAGAACAGGCGGGTTACTGGGATGCGGGTCGGAAAATAACCATGTATTTGTGTACGACAAGAGGTGGGGTGAGCCCATATGGGTGCATGAATTTGGGGTCGGGAGTCGAGATGGGCGTGACCCGAATTTTGTGAGCAGTGTGTGTTGGAGGCAAGTGGGCGGTGAGGATGGGTGCACCCTTGTGGCTGGTGGGTCGGATGGGATTTTGGAGGTGATTGTGGGGAAGAAGAGAGCATTTTGATGATAGGAGAAATACTATAGTGAAAGAGGAATGCTAACAAAGAAAGGGCCATTTGTTTTGGtctctatgtttttttttttttttgttggaatgCTAACAAAGTTTTTCCTTTGTGGATGTGTTATACTTTACAAGTATTGGCGTTGCCTGTTCTGGTATTTGGCGTCTGCTACTAGTTGAATCAAGCCTACCACCATATCCCAACTTTGCATGACCTTCTCCAtcatcataaatttatatatttagttaataaTATCTGCACGAGAGAGAACAAGTTATTAACAAATGTTAATTGGATCTTTGAAATATTAGTGTATGGGAGAGTTGAAACTGGTACAGCGATTTATGTCTGGTCAACGCCCAACCTTTGTTAGGAATTTGATGtgtttaaaagtttaaaacttcCCTTATTTAAGAATAGAATAAATATACTATATAAATTAATTGGattaagtaaaaaattcttaaaattatgaaatcCTAATTTAACAGGTACTTTTGTAATAACCTTAAATGCATGTTTTGACCATTAGGATTTATgggttttaataaaattatctttatgtATGCATAATGATTCCCATGCTTGCCTATAAAAATGTATCTTCTTAACCTTTCGATAATATTAATGATCCAACGACCAGACTTAAATTATAACTTGATTCAACGGTTGAGAATCCTTTCCATTGGCTCTATGCATGATCCAATGGCCAAATTTCACTAAATTgcgtattattattttaattctaatattacttttatattgaagttaagttatatatatatatatatatatatatatatgttgaatttgaattatttaattggtataatttcaataaatttaaataattgattgaattagtaatttaatttaatattagtttcatattaaaattaaatcatggGTAAAATAATATAGGACTCCTGTGTTGAACCTCTAATAGAACTTAGAACAAATTTCTTGTGCTTTGTGTCTTGTTATAGTTGATCCCAACCCCATATTTGTTCAAGTATTAGTTACAATGCTTTTTGGTTGTTATCGACAATCAACTCTCTAGCGTATTTCtcttatgtttttattaataaatctacTCCTTGCATGGCCATGATTATGAGATATCCTGTCTGAGTTGTATGTGAGTCaaatgatattttcttatttcaaatACATCAATTTTCCCACGATTGCACAAAGTCGATATTTGCATTCTTTATTAACACATTTAACATGTAACAACTTAGTTGAAGATTTCAATgttgacttaaaattttattttctaaaaaaatcaatcatgcaattCCTATTAGCTTTTTTTTAACGTGTGGtcatatataattacatttgtgTAAATGttatttaagggtatcaattgataggtaggtgaatcaattgattgggcatccaagagtcttatgtatggaagactcaaataataaatagggagttagaaaatttaatttatatgaatgtggtgttacaactttatttggtacattatg
It encodes:
- the LOC117933148 gene encoding WD repeat-containing protein RUP2-like, coding for MKNFSTRFNPQGSEVENPNIEEEKREQHIEEERARRDWEFSLSTVVSSSSDGASTDTIGIIEFDPSDNLVVTGGIARKIRVYSIKSFLSGENHSHGERNVTWLQHNDACDYYICTPAKLSSLRWKPGSAGRVLGSGDYDGVVTEYDLDQKIPIFERDEHGGRRIWSVDYSHWDPFVGASGSDDGTMQMWDPRCEGIKNVAKVRPSGGGSAVCCVEFNPFGGPLIAVGCADRRAYGYDVRKMVDPVLIFDGHQKTVTYVRFLDQHTMVTSGTDGCLRLWSMHDARMIRVYMGHMNTRSFVGLSVWRTGGLLGCGSENNHVFVYDKRWGEPIWVHEFGVGSRDGRDPNFVSSVCWRQVGGEDGCTLVAGGSDGILEVIVGKKRAF